A part of Methanomassiliicoccales archaeon genomic DNA contains:
- a CDS encoding 4-demethylwyosine synthase TYW1 — protein MKDDLKGILEKQQYKLTGGHAAVKLCHWMKESLLRGRSCYKQDFYGIRSHRCLQMTPAVNDCTHNCLFCWRVRGFESSVNKWLEPEVMLDSLIEHQRKLVTGFKGDPRCSKQMWEESRDPKQVAISLAGEPTMYPHLSDLIGLCHRRGMTTFLVTNGTFPKVLEEMDELPTQLYVTVAAPNEEIYKRICVPRIPDGWSRLMQTLELLPSLSTRTVIRHTLVKDHNMGWEKEYAKLDVIAGPTFVEPKGYVFVGDSRTRMSMDNMPSHNDILEFARRVGEEIGMVVLKDKKDSRVCVLGPPGTDTRVPGLQ, from the coding sequence ATGAAGGACGACCTCAAAGGGATACTTGAAAAGCAGCAGTATAAGCTGACCGGGGGCCACGCCGCGGTGAAGCTATGCCATTGGATGAAAGAATCCCTTCTGAGGGGGCGCTCCTGCTATAAGCAGGACTTCTATGGTATCAGATCGCACAGATGTCTTCAGATGACGCCGGCGGTGAACGATTGCACCCATAACTGCCTGTTCTGCTGGAGGGTCCGGGGCTTCGAATCATCGGTGAACAAATGGTTGGAACCTGAGGTCATGTTGGATTCCCTCATAGAGCATCAGAGAAAGCTCGTGACCGGGTTCAAAGGCGATCCCCGATGTTCAAAGCAGATGTGGGAGGAGTCGCGCGACCCGAAGCAGGTGGCCATCTCCCTTGCAGGGGAGCCTACCATGTACCCACATCTCAGCGATCTCATAGGGCTATGTCATAGACGAGGGATGACGACGTTCCTGGTCACCAACGGAACATTCCCGAAGGTATTGGAGGAGATGGATGAGCTACCGACGCAGCTCTATGTCACCGTGGCCGCGCCGAACGAAGAGATCTACAAGAGAATATGTGTACCGCGGATACCCGATGGATGGAGCAGGCTCATGCAGACCCTTGAGCTTTTACCATCTCTCTCCACAAGGACCGTGATCAGGCACACTTTGGTCAAAGACCACAACATGGGCTGGGAGAAGGAATATGCAAAGCTAGATGTCATCGCTGGTCCGACCTTTGTTGAGCCGAAGGGATATGTTTTTGTCGGAGACTCTAGGACCAGGATGTCCATGGACAACATGCCTTCCCATAATGACATACTCGAGTTCGCAAGAAGGGTGGGCGAAGAGATCGGTATGGTCGTATTGAAGGATAAGAAGGACAGCCGGGTGTGCGTCCTTGGGCCTCCAGGGACGGACACAAGGGTCCCAGGTCTTCAATGA
- a CDS encoding universal stress protein has protein sequence MKKIAKMLVGVDGSENSLRATEFASELAKCLGAEVTLLFVVGPADYPMLGAKEVWADTGAKIGAAELKKASEHLSSKGVPFRTDIDFGHPAVKILEHSERADLVVLGSRGKGAVKGMFTGSVSLRVSQQSKVPVVIVP, from the coding sequence ATGAAAAAGATCGCGAAGATGTTGGTAGGGGTGGACGGCTCTGAGAACTCATTGAGAGCGACCGAGTTCGCAAGTGAGCTGGCCAAGTGCCTTGGTGCAGAGGTAACGCTGCTGTTCGTCGTTGGACCGGCCGACTATCCGATGTTGGGGGCAAAGGAAGTATGGGCTGACACCGGCGCCAAGATAGGTGCTGCCGAACTGAAGAAGGCTTCTGAACATCTTAGTTCAAAGGGGGTCCCGTTCAGGACAGATATCGACTTTGGCCATCCAGCGGTCAAGATCCTTGAACATTCGGAGCGCGCAGACCTCGTTGTTCTGGGCAGCAGGGGCAAAGGTGCTGTCAAAGGAATGTTCACAGGAAGCGTGTCGCTAAGGGTGTCTCAGCAGTCAAAGGTCCCCGTGGTGATAGTCCCATAG
- the psmB gene encoding archaeal proteasome endopeptidase complex subunit beta yields MSEQLKTGTTTIGIVNSEGVVLASERRATMGNIIAHKEVQKVFKIDDNLGLTTAGLVGDAQILARYIKAEVELYKLKRQAPMTVKSAATLLSNILRRGGGANGFFYVGLIIGGYDKEGGHVYSIDAAGGCIRDDYVSVGSGSLFAYGVLEDHYKKDLSLDEAINLAIRSLNAAVKRDSASGDGMAVVTITSDGFIEVSDDEINKRASRMGITVPKP; encoded by the coding sequence ATGTCAGAGCAACTAAAGACTGGGACGACCACGATAGGTATAGTCAACTCAGAAGGGGTTGTCCTCGCTTCCGAGCGCAGGGCCACCATGGGCAACATCATAGCCCACAAGGAAGTTCAGAAGGTCTTCAAGATCGACGACAATCTGGGACTTACAACCGCTGGGCTGGTCGGAGACGCCCAGATATTGGCCAGATATATCAAGGCCGAGGTAGAACTTTATAAGCTCAAGCGCCAGGCCCCTATGACGGTCAAGTCTGCCGCAACATTGCTCTCCAACATTCTGAGGAGAGGTGGTGGTGCAAATGGTTTCTTCTATGTTGGACTTATCATCGGCGGATATGACAAAGAGGGCGGCCATGTCTATTCCATAGATGCCGCGGGCGGATGTATCCGCGACGATTATGTATCTGTAGGTTCAGGCAGTCTCTTTGCATATGGTGTCCTTGAGGACCATTACAAGAAGGACCTCTCATTGGATGAGGCGATCAACTTGGCCATCAGAAGCTTGAACGCCGCGGTCAAGAGGGACTCAGCGAGCGGAGATGGGATGGCGGTCGTGACCATTACGAGCGATGGGTTCATTGAGGTCTCTGACGATGAGATAAACAAGCGGGCTTCTAGAATGGGCATAACCGTTCCAAAGCCGTAA
- a CDS encoding beta-CASP ribonuclease aCPSF1: MSAERIFEEAREHVRKIVPSHINITSIDFEGPIVVIYTKDLEAFASNNDIVRQLAQGLRKRVAIRPDPSMLADPDEVEKKIREIIPEEAQITDIYFEPETGEVTIEAMAPGIVIGKQGAVLNEIKKEVGWAPKVVRAPPIPSKTVSDIRNYLRHQKVQAERKEFLKKVGRRLARPRIEGESWLRMTALGGYREVGRSATLLSTKESKILIDCGIDASDSSRPYFDAPEIQPLDRLDCVIITHSHIDHCGLLPSLYKYGYDGPIYCTAPTRDMMSLLLLDSLKVSAGENRKVPFDSDDVRNVVKHCITLKYGETTDIAPDVRLTFQNAGHILGSAVCHFHIGDGLYNIAFTGDMKFERTWLFNATTNKFPRLETLVIEATYGGYHDIQPSRTDAATTLRNIIDRTFQNKGKVLIPVFAVGRSQEVMLVIEEQMRTGKIEKRPVYLDGMIFEATAIHTAYPEYLNSQLRTQIFQMGQNPFLSDIFKRVETTEMREKICNDPEPCVVLATGGMMNGGPVLEYLKAWADNPLNSLVFVGYQAEGTIGKKIQKGVTEIQMTDKGKPITINYRMNTETCDGFSGHSDRRQLINYIATLEPKPERIIVCHGEEHKCTELASAIYKKFNIETKAPMNLETIRMK; encoded by the coding sequence ATGAGCGCAGAACGGATTTTCGAAGAGGCCCGCGAACATGTGAGGAAGATAGTACCTTCCCACATCAACATAACTTCTATTGATTTTGAGGGCCCCATTGTCGTCATCTATACAAAAGACCTAGAAGCTTTTGCTTCCAACAATGACATCGTCAGGCAGCTTGCTCAAGGACTGCGGAAGCGCGTGGCGATAAGGCCAGACCCATCCATGCTCGCAGATCCGGATGAGGTCGAGAAGAAGATAAGGGAGATAATACCTGAAGAGGCGCAGATCACTGACATCTACTTCGAGCCTGAGACGGGCGAGGTGACGATAGAGGCGATGGCACCTGGGATCGTCATAGGAAAGCAAGGCGCTGTTCTCAATGAGATCAAGAAAGAGGTCGGTTGGGCCCCTAAGGTGGTCCGTGCTCCACCTATACCTTCGAAGACAGTATCGGACATCCGAAACTACCTCAGGCACCAAAAGGTTCAGGCCGAAAGGAAGGAATTCCTTAAAAAGGTAGGCAGGAGGCTGGCAAGACCCAGGATCGAAGGCGAAAGTTGGCTCAGGATGACCGCTCTAGGAGGTTATCGCGAGGTCGGAAGGTCGGCGACGCTGCTGTCGACAAAGGAGAGCAAGATTTTGATCGACTGCGGCATCGACGCGTCGGACTCCTCAAGGCCTTACTTTGATGCGCCAGAGATACAACCACTTGACCGTTTGGATTGCGTGATCATCACTCACTCGCACATTGATCATTGTGGGCTGTTGCCCTCGTTGTACAAGTACGGCTACGACGGTCCGATCTACTGCACGGCCCCTACGAGGGACATGATGTCCCTTTTATTGCTGGACTCATTAAAGGTCTCTGCAGGAGAGAACCGAAAGGTGCCCTTTGACTCTGATGACGTCAGGAACGTGGTCAAGCACTGCATCACCCTCAAATATGGCGAAACCACCGACATCGCTCCAGATGTCAGGCTTACATTCCAGAATGCTGGGCACATCCTTGGTTCAGCAGTATGCCACTTCCATATCGGGGACGGGCTCTACAACATCGCCTTTACCGGGGACATGAAGTTTGAAAGGACCTGGCTTTTCAATGCCACTACTAACAAGTTCCCAAGGTTGGAGACGCTGGTCATCGAGGCCACATATGGGGGATACCATGATATCCAGCCGTCAAGGACCGATGCCGCGACCACTCTTCGCAACATAATCGATAGGACATTCCAGAACAAAGGGAAGGTCCTGATCCCTGTTTTCGCGGTCGGTAGGAGCCAAGAGGTCATGCTGGTCATCGAAGAGCAGATGAGGACCGGTAAGATCGAGAAGAGACCGGTGTACCTTGACGGGATGATCTTTGAGGCCACTGCCATTCACACAGCATATCCAGAGTACCTTAATTCCCAGCTTCGGACGCAGATATTCCAGATGGGACAGAATCCGTTTTTGTCTGATATCTTCAAGAGGGTCGAGACGACAGAGATGAGGGAAAAGATCTGCAATGATCCCGAACCCTGTGTCGTTCTCGCGACGGGCGGCATGATGAATGGCGGGCCTGTGCTCGAGTATCTAAAGGCCTGGGCTGACAACCCGCTCAACTCCCTTGTGTTCGTAGGTTATCAGGCCGAGGGCACGATCGGAAAGAAGATACAGAAGGGAGTGACCGAGATCCAGATGACGGATAAGGGCAAGCCGATAACCATCAACTATAGGATGAACACCGAGACCTGTGATGGGTTCTCAGGACACAGCGACCGAAGGCAGCTCATAAACTACATAGCCACGCTCGAACCAAAACCTGAGCGCATCATCGTCTGCCATGGCGAGGAGCATAAATGTACGGAGCTGGCAAGCGCCATCTATAAGAAGTTCAATATAGAGACAAAGGCGCCCATGAACCTCGAGACGATCAGGATGAAGTGA
- a CDS encoding GNAT family N-acetyltransferase — protein sequence MSDIVIRDGTEDDWDFIEEGLIESSLLTERAERRGELSLETLRDQARKNIERFHRNAKKPEAAFIAEVCGVRAGFIWVSTEIGLGTGEFCGWVLDIYVRPEHRRRGIGSMLLSKAEEWARKQNAGSLWLNAGAENEAALALYRHEGFKVETVHMSKRL from the coding sequence ATGAGCGACATCGTGATAAGAGATGGCACAGAGGATGATTGGGACTTCATCGAGGAAGGATTGATCGAGAGCTCCCTCCTGACAGAGCGGGCCGAGCGCCGTGGAGAACTATCTTTGGAGACCCTGAGAGACCAGGCACGAAAGAACATCGAGCGTTTCCATAGGAACGCTAAGAAGCCCGAGGCCGCCTTCATAGCAGAGGTCTGTGGTGTAAGAGCGGGGTTCATCTGGGTATCCACAGAGATAGGCCTCGGTACCGGTGAGTTCTGCGGATGGGTCCTGGATATATATGTAAGGCCTGAGCACAGACGACGGGGGATAGGCTCGATGCTCCTCTCCAAGGCGGAGGAATGGGCCAGAAAGCAGAATGCTGGGTCGCTTTGGCTCAATGCGGGTGCAGAGAACGAGGCCGCTCTTGCACTCTATAGACATGAAGGGTTCAAGGTCGAGACAGTCCATATGAGCAAACGTCTCTGA
- a CDS encoding tellurite resistance TerB family protein encodes MGLFDKIKGAPEAKMTKEEAFAGVALAAIAADGVITQEEANQMIVSMFRMKLYEGMNDRKFNEILTNDVNVLKKEGLDALLAKAKEALPSDLRETAFAVATDLALADGKIANQEKEILEKIAKAMEIPEEKAVNIIEVMLIKNKG; translated from the coding sequence ATGGGTCTGTTTGATAAGATCAAAGGAGCACCTGAGGCGAAGATGACAAAAGAGGAGGCATTCGCGGGCGTTGCCCTGGCGGCCATCGCGGCAGACGGGGTAATCACCCAGGAAGAGGCGAACCAGATGATCGTCTCGATGTTCAGAATGAAGCTTTACGAAGGCATGAACGACAGGAAGTTCAACGAGATCCTCACTAACGACGTTAATGTGCTGAAGAAGGAAGGACTCGATGCCTTGCTGGCGAAAGCAAAGGAAGCTCTTCCGTCAGACCTCCGAGAAACGGCTTTTGCCGTCGCTACTGACCTAGCACTCGCCGATGGTAAGATAGCCAATCAAGAGAAGGAGATCCTCGAGAAGATCGCCAAAGCCATGGAGATCCCTGAGGAAAAGGCCGTCAACATCATCGAGGTCATGTTGATAAAGAACAAAGGCTGA
- a CDS encoding formylmethanofuran dehydrogenase subunit E family protein, producing MSARSSRIVHSEIPPELKALSSFHGHLGPYVVVGYRMGLFARSELKGKMKATVYTGLRPPVSCIVDGIQFSSGCTLGKGNIQVLDGNMARVVFTSEDEEMVMDLRTTVRNDIESQMTKETEEHLAMSIFRAHMNDLFDIRRAKKANAQRSMTSQ from the coding sequence ATGTCGGCAAGAAGTTCACGCATTGTGCATTCCGAGATCCCTCCTGAGCTCAAGGCCCTCAGCTCTTTCCATGGACATCTTGGCCCCTATGTTGTTGTCGGATATAGGATGGGCCTTTTCGCCAGGTCAGAGCTCAAAGGTAAGATGAAAGCCACCGTTTATACGGGTCTCAGACCTCCCGTTTCATGCATCGTGGACGGTATCCAATTTTCATCTGGATGTACCCTGGGAAAAGGTAACATACAGGTCCTGGATGGAAATATGGCAAGGGTGGTCTTCACCTCTGAGGATGAGGAGATGGTGATGGACCTGAGGACCACGGTCCGTAACGACATCGAATCGCAGATGACGAAGGAGACCGAGGAGCATCTGGCGATGTCGATATTCAGGGCCCATATGAACGATCTCTTTGACATCAGAAGAGCGAAGAAAGCCAATGCCCAGCGATCAATGACGTCGCAATGA
- a CDS encoding DUF2085 domain-containing protein: protein MLPKMRPLERFKMTMGLIVLGLTIMMVLAPLTLAKGSVTDLSGKIGQVDNAAKYEEMNPFAAVIYYFGDMNCHQMDERTYSLNGNEMPICSRDLGIFIGLAAGLIFGLNTKYRPKFLHVIALAAPMAMDGGAQALTEYESFNELRLVTGLLGGLAIAFFLIMIASEMYEDRALPDSVS, encoded by the coding sequence ATGCTCCCTAAAATGCGACCGTTGGAAAGGTTCAAAATGACGATGGGGCTCATCGTACTTGGCCTGACCATCATGATGGTGCTTGCACCATTGACCTTGGCGAAGGGCAGCGTTACCGATCTGTCTGGCAAGATAGGTCAGGTGGACAACGCCGCCAAATATGAAGAAATGAACCCATTCGCCGCGGTGATATACTATTTTGGGGACATGAATTGTCATCAGATGGATGAAAGGACCTATTCACTGAACGGGAACGAGATGCCAATATGCTCTAGGGACCTTGGGATATTCATCGGATTAGCTGCTGGATTGATATTTGGCCTTAACACGAAATATCGACCGAAGTTCTTGCATGTGATCGCGCTGGCGGCCCCTATGGCCATGGACGGGGGGGCCCAGGCACTTACAGAATACGAATCATTCAACGAGCTAAGGCTGGTCACCGGACTTTTGGGGGGGTTGGCCATTGCCTTTTTCCTGATCATGATAGCCTCCGAGATGTATGAGGACCGGGCACTCCCAGACAGTGTAAGTTAG
- a CDS encoding fibronectin type III domain-containing protein codes for MHKRNLSLVIIGALLLPLLAVMLAPSNVAGLPGTGQTQISWVSATIDMTSNPGSSVSAALDSEGFVHVSYYAEDDALRAIMYATNKDGTWATQRVDSSSNMGSFNSIAIDANDRPWIIYYDSINKDLRYATMKSDGSWAKGLVDSSSDVGKYCDIAFSPAGSPAVSYYDADGMLKVAFFDGSKFKPEAVASMAAGSTWINFFSDGRPVVVYRDMSTTHLYYALKTNGEWSEEPIDGTPAGSISAATMGPDDRLMVTYTSTATGLLRFSSFDHGNWTSENLPASVASSASKSIAVDGSGSVHITYYSTTDGALMYMDGTSGIWDSRPIDTNDGAGVVNAVCADKIGKISMVYVESSGVRSTLKYLSSNMAVWKVYKVDTTGGNVGRSNDIAVDLNGKTHLVYFDGNALIYATDVTGSFVSTIVDAHAGQNPSIAVDVDGAVHISYHDQVGKHLKYASNQGGEWTVRTIDNSDNVGYRSAIIVDPTGNITIIYTQDELKNLKYVVGKNNDWQGLFNLDGSKLVDTYSRPSLSYDKDGVLHCSYIRSQHLYHVQRSQAGWWGVPTLVDGDLECSGDTDIVANPLGKIFISYHGESSKKGLRLAIFDGTWTKDWVASSAVYDQGNWNSLTLDRYGQPQIAYSGPYGNTLEFAAWYGSLWQFSTLSWGGVDGIISSSAAPYGAARIAYYDEDDNALKMAMHLTTPSKMSLSIWPDKGSAFLSWTGPIWNGGAPVTGYKIYRGESLTDLKAYVNLPADTYSYNDTDVEDGKTYYYAIKACNSEGPGDLSDVIRAEIPGEGTNIDYTVLTIVAVVAVAVAFVAYVVLTRKKR; via the coding sequence ATGCACAAGAGGAATCTGTCGTTGGTGATAATAGGAGCGCTTCTTTTGCCTCTGTTGGCGGTCATGCTAGCCCCCTCAAACGTAGCTGGCCTCCCTGGCACAGGGCAAACGCAGATATCATGGGTCTCGGCGACCATTGATATGACATCTAACCCAGGGTCGTCGGTTTCTGCCGCGCTTGACTCTGAGGGTTTTGTTCATGTGAGCTATTACGCCGAGGACGATGCCTTGAGAGCGATCATGTATGCTACCAACAAGGATGGGACCTGGGCGACCCAAAGGGTGGACAGCTCATCGAACATGGGCTCCTTTAACTCGATCGCCATAGATGCAAACGACAGACCCTGGATCATCTATTATGACTCGATAAACAAGGACCTCAGGTATGCCACGATGAAGAGCGATGGAAGCTGGGCGAAAGGCCTCGTGGACAGCTCCTCCGATGTTGGTAAATATTGCGACATCGCCTTTTCGCCTGCCGGTTCTCCGGCCGTCTCCTATTATGACGCTGATGGTATGTTAAAGGTCGCATTCTTCGACGGCTCGAAGTTCAAACCGGAAGCTGTGGCGAGCATGGCCGCTGGTTCTACTTGGATAAATTTCTTCAGCGATGGAAGGCCGGTCGTCGTTTACAGGGACATGTCGACGACACACCTCTATTATGCTTTGAAGACAAACGGTGAATGGTCGGAGGAGCCGATAGATGGGACACCGGCAGGGTCGATCAGCGCGGCCACCATGGGACCAGATGACAGGCTCATGGTCACGTATACCTCAACAGCAACCGGCCTGCTAAGGTTCTCGTCGTTCGATCATGGCAATTGGACATCTGAAAACTTACCAGCGTCAGTGGCCTCATCCGCCTCAAAGAGCATCGCTGTGGACGGTTCAGGTTCAGTGCACATAACATATTACTCGACGACCGATGGCGCGCTCATGTATATGGACGGCACAAGCGGCATCTGGGACTCAAGGCCCATCGATACGAATGATGGTGCAGGGGTCGTGAATGCGGTCTGCGCCGATAAAATAGGAAAGATCTCAATGGTATATGTGGAGAGCAGCGGTGTCAGGTCCACTCTGAAATACTTGTCGAGCAACATGGCTGTATGGAAGGTCTACAAGGTTGATACGACCGGCGGAAACGTTGGCAGGTCGAACGACATCGCTGTCGATCTTAATGGTAAAACGCACCTGGTCTATTTCGATGGAAATGCATTGATCTATGCCACGGATGTGACGGGGTCCTTTGTCTCTACAATTGTCGACGCCCACGCTGGTCAGAACCCGAGCATCGCCGTTGATGTTGATGGGGCGGTGCATATAAGTTATCATGATCAGGTCGGAAAACATCTGAAGTATGCATCCAACCAAGGAGGGGAATGGACAGTAAGGACCATAGACAATAGCGACAACGTCGGCTATCGCAGCGCAATAATAGTAGATCCCACTGGAAATATCACGATCATCTACACTCAGGACGAGCTGAAGAATCTCAAGTATGTCGTTGGAAAGAACAACGATTGGCAGGGGCTCTTCAACCTGGACGGCTCGAAACTTGTGGACACCTACAGCAGACCAAGCCTGTCCTATGACAAGGATGGGGTGTTGCATTGCAGCTACATAAGGTCCCAGCATCTGTACCATGTTCAAAGGTCACAGGCCGGATGGTGGGGGGTGCCCACACTGGTCGACGGTGACCTGGAATGCAGTGGAGATACCGACATCGTCGCCAACCCATTGGGGAAGATATTCATCTCCTATCACGGGGAGAGCAGCAAAAAAGGGCTGAGACTGGCCATATTCGATGGGACCTGGACGAAAGATTGGGTCGCGAGCAGCGCCGTCTATGACCAGGGGAACTGGAACAGTCTGACGTTGGACAGATATGGCCAGCCCCAGATAGCTTACAGTGGGCCATATGGAAATACTCTGGAGTTCGCAGCATGGTATGGGAGCCTCTGGCAATTCTCAACGTTATCATGGGGGGGAGTGGACGGCATCATATCCTCATCAGCGGCCCCCTATGGCGCAGCAAGGATAGCGTACTATGACGAGGATGATAACGCGTTGAAGATGGCAATGCACCTGACAACGCCAAGTAAGATGTCATTGTCGATCTGGCCGGACAAAGGCTCAGCCTTTTTAAGCTGGACGGGACCGATATGGAATGGCGGCGCCCCGGTCACTGGATACAAGATATACCGTGGCGAGAGCCTGACCGACCTGAAGGCCTATGTGAACCTACCAGCGGACACCTACTCCTACAACGATACCGACGTTGAAGATGGGAAGACATATTACTATGCGATCAAGGCCTGCAACTCTGAAGGTCCAGGCGATCTTTCGGATGTCATCAGGGCGGAGATACCCGGGGAGGGCACCAACATCGATTATACTGTGCTGACCATCGTTGCGGTGGTAGCGGTCGCGGTCGCATTTGTCGCTTACGTGGTGTTGACCAGAAAGAAACGCTAA
- a CDS encoding replication factor C large subunit gives MDWTELYRPKDLGEVLGNPKAVKELREWAISWETGRPTYKAVVLMGPPGIGKTSTALALAREFNWGVVEMNASDQRNADAIRKIAVRGALSETFSDTGEFLSSKDGRKKLIVLDEADNIFGREDQGGIPAMADLIRQTRQPVILIVNDFYELGRRSSVIKTETKQIRFSKLQPATVRNLLKRIAGDQGVEVDEKVLVTISERSNGDLRAAIRDLQAVATGMEHVREEDIKGLGDRLSKGSMYDLMADIFQGTSGAKARKTMNDADEDIDYVMKWVDENIPLVYKEPEELFRAYLHLSRAANYLAWVNRRQYYGFWSYAGEIMTYGVCSAKSSVRRGYVQYNFPRLLLRLSRSKDSRGTKASVTLKIGIETHTSIKQAADDVLPYFKEIFKRDQQFRSNMAAKLALDQEEVAFLLEQKVDSAAVKHVMQELSLARGPQEDGSETVRGRLDAPKGKKGRKGAKDNDLESSEVQTEQKVDRKEVLKDKANKEERTPVEPKTEEPKGRQKTLFQF, from the coding sequence GTGGATTGGACCGAGCTTTACCGGCCGAAGGACCTTGGGGAGGTCCTTGGGAACCCCAAAGCAGTTAAAGAACTAAGGGAGTGGGCCATTTCCTGGGAGACAGGACGTCCGACCTACAAGGCCGTAGTTCTCATGGGCCCTCCAGGCATAGGTAAGACCTCCACCGCGCTAGCATTGGCAAGGGAGTTCAACTGGGGGGTGGTGGAAATGAACGCGTCGGACCAAAGGAACGCCGACGCCATCAGAAAGATAGCGGTCCGCGGGGCACTGTCGGAGACCTTCTCGGACACAGGAGAGTTTCTTTCATCGAAGGACGGTCGGAAGAAATTGATCGTACTCGATGAGGCGGACAATATTTTCGGCAGGGAGGACCAGGGTGGAATACCCGCCATGGCCGACCTTATCCGACAGACGAGGCAGCCAGTTATCCTGATCGTTAACGACTTCTATGAGCTTGGCAGAAGGAGCTCTGTCATAAAGACCGAGACGAAGCAGATCAGGTTCTCAAAACTCCAACCGGCCACAGTAAGGAACCTTCTCAAACGGATAGCGGGTGACCAAGGGGTCGAGGTGGACGAAAAGGTATTGGTCACCATATCTGAAAGGTCGAATGGTGACCTCAGGGCGGCCATAAGGGACCTTCAGGCCGTCGCCACTGGAATGGAACACGTGAGGGAGGAGGACATCAAGGGCCTTGGCGACAGACTATCAAAAGGCTCGATGTACGACCTTATGGCCGACATCTTCCAAGGAACGAGCGGGGCCAAGGCCAGGAAGACTATGAACGATGCTGATGAGGACATAGATTATGTCATGAAATGGGTCGACGAGAACATCCCCCTCGTATACAAGGAGCCAGAGGAGCTATTCCGTGCATATTTGCACCTTTCGCGCGCCGCCAATTATCTGGCATGGGTCAACAGGCGTCAATATTATGGGTTCTGGTCATACGCCGGCGAGATCATGACATATGGCGTGTGCTCAGCAAAATCAAGCGTCCGAAGAGGATATGTGCAATACAATTTCCCCAGACTGCTCCTGCGCCTCTCAAGAAGCAAGGACTCAAGAGGAACGAAGGCCTCGGTGACGTTGAAGATAGGGATAGAGACCCACACCTCGATCAAGCAGGCCGCTGATGACGTACTACCATATTTCAAGGAGATCTTCAAGCGGGACCAGCAGTTCAGGTCCAATATGGCGGCGAAGTTGGCCTTGGACCAGGAGGAGGTCGCCTTCCTGCTCGAACAGAAGGTCGACTCCGCGGCCGTCAAGCATGTGATGCAAGAATTAAGCCTGGCAAGAGGGCCTCAGGAAGATGGGTCTGAGACCGTGCGGGGAAGGCTTGATGCCCCTAAGGGTAAAAAAGGCCGGAAAGGCGCCAAGGACAACGATCTGGAAAGCTCAGAGGTCCAAACGGAACAAAAGGTTGATAGGAAAGAGGTCCTAAAGGATAAAGCGAATAAGGAAGAACGAACGCCCGTTGAGCCTAAGACCGAGGAGCCCAAGGGGAGACAGAAGACGCTCTTCCAGTTCTGA
- a CDS encoding proline dehydrogenase family protein has protein sequence MPEDPERWTVVDIDDAISLSMKRRSKGIRTVLDLLGENIRSPTGADEVVRGYMELIDRISMEGLGSSISVKLSALGYMADVDGAFNRLYRISDRARSKSVGFELDMEWTPMVDHTIEVAEMCSKAGHPVTLAIQAYLNRSSDDIGYLQKRNIRVRLVKGAYRGEVSDFNEIQKRFVGLLSQLADSKKPFAIGTHDPDIMKWVGEMMIGSKDQIELGFLRGLSDATKYQFSSNGWKVAEYIPIGRDIKAYVGRREAYLKKLGEIGRYPAP, from the coding sequence ATGCCTGAAGACCCAGAGAGGTGGACCGTAGTGGACATCGATGACGCCATCTCGCTTTCGATGAAAAGAAGGTCTAAGGGCATCAGGACGGTCCTAGACCTTTTGGGAGAGAACATAAGGTCCCCGACGGGGGCAGATGAGGTCGTGCGAGGCTATATGGAGCTCATCGACAGGATATCGATGGAAGGACTGGGCAGCTCTATCAGCGTAAAGTTAAGCGCTCTTGGCTATATGGCCGATGTAGATGGCGCATTCAACAGATTGTATAGAATCTCAGATAGGGCCAGATCGAAGAGTGTGGGATTCGAGCTGGATATGGAATGGACACCGATGGTCGACCATACGATCGAGGTCGCTGAGATGTGCAGCAAGGCCGGGCACCCAGTGACCCTGGCGATTCAAGCGTATCTCAATAGGTCTTCCGATGATATCGGGTATCTCCAGAAGCGCAATATCAGGGTAAGGCTGGTCAAAGGGGCGTATCGTGGAGAGGTCTCAGATTTCAATGAAATACAGAAAAGATTCGTCGGACTGCTCTCTCAGCTCGCCGACTCGAAGAAACCATTTGCAATAGGGACCCATGATCCTGACATTATGAAATGGGTCGGTGAGATGATGATCGGTTCAAAGGACCAAATCGAGCTAGGATTCCTTCGAGGATTATCCGACGCGACAAAGTATCAATTTTCTTCGAACGGTTGGAAGGTGGCAGAGTATATACCGATAGGCCGGGACATCAAGGCTTACGTGGGTAGGCGAGAGGCCTACCTGAAAAAATTGGGTGAAATTGGAAGATATCCGGCACCTTAA